The following coding sequences lie in one Glycine max cultivar Williams 82 chromosome 19, Glycine_max_v4.0, whole genome shotgun sequence genomic window:
- the LOC100786651 gene encoding AP2-like ethylene-responsive transcription factor At2g41710 isoform X1, giving the protein MASSSSDPGKSAETSEAAVVVANDQLLLYRGLKKAKKERGCTAKERISKMPPCAAGKRSSIYRGVTRHRWTGRYEAHLWDKSTWNQNQNKKGKQVYLGAYDDEEAAARAYDLAALKYWGPGTLINFPVTDYTRDLEEMQNVSREEYLASLRRKSSGFSRGLAKYRGLSSRWDPSYGRMSGSDYFNSMHYGAGDDSAAESEYVSGFCIERKIDLTSHIKWWGSNKSRHSDAGTRLSEEKKLGSAGDICIEIKQLEQKVQPTAPYQMPQLGRPQNEKKHRSSSVSALSILSQSAAYKSLQEKASKTLENIIDNDENENKNTINKLDHGKAVEKPSNHDGGNDRLDIATGMSGTMSLQRNVYPLTPFLSAPLLTAYNTVDPLVDPVLWTSLVPMLPAGLSHTAEVTKTETSSTYTMFRPEE; this is encoded by the exons ATGGCTTCGTCTTCCTCCGATCCAGGAAAGTCCGCGGAGACGTCGGAGGCGGCGGTGGTGGTGGCGAACGACCAGCTCTTGCTCTACAGAGGATTGAAGAAGGCCAAGAAGGAGAGAGGTTGCACGGCCAAAGAGCGCATCAGCAAAATGCCTCCGTGCGCCGCCGGCAAACGCAGTTCCATATACCGCGGCGTCACGAG GCACAGGTGGACTGGTCGTTATGAAGCGCATCTTTGGGATAAGAGTACGTGGAACCAAAATCAGAATAAGAAGGGAAAGCAAG TTTACTTGG GGGCGTATGATGACGAGGAAGCAGCGGCTAGAGCATATGATCTTGCTGCTCTCAAATATTGGGGTCCTGGGACTCTCATTAACTTTCCT GTGACGGATTATACAAGAGATCTTGAAGAAATGCAGAATGTGTCAAGAGAAGAGTACCTTGCATCTTTACGGCG GAAGAGCAGTGGTTTTTCAAGAGGACTAGCAAAATATCGTGGACTCTCCAG TCGATGGGATCCATCGTATGGCCGTATGTCTGGATCTGATTACTTCAATAGCATGCATTATG GTGCAGGGGATGATTCTGCAGCAGAAAGTGAATATGTAAGTGGTTTCTGCATAGAAAGAAAGATTGATTTAACAAGTCACATCAAATGGTGGGGATCTAATAAGAGTAGACATTCTGATGCTGGGACAAGATTAtcagaagaaaagaaacttgGTTCTGCTGGAGATATTTGCATTGAAATTAAGCAATTGGAGCAGAAAGTTCAACCTACAGCACCTTACCAGATGCCACAGTTAGGAAGGCCCCAAAATGAGAAAAAGCATAGAAGTTCTTCAGTTTCTGCCTTAAGTATCTTGTCACAATCTGCTGCTTACAAGAGCTTGCAAGAGAAAGCGTCGAAGACACTGGAAAATATCATAGATAATGatgagaatgaaaacaaaaatacaatcaaCAAGTTGGATCATGGCAAGGCAGTTGAGAAACCATCAAATCATGACGGAGGCAATGACCGGCTTGACATTGCAACGGGAATGAGTGGAACAATGTCTCTTCAAAGAAATGTTTACCCATTGACACCATTCTTGTCTGCACCACTTTTAACAGCCTACAATACTGTTGATCCATTGGTAGATCCTGTTCTCTGGACATCTCTTGTTCCCATGCTTCCTGCTGGCCTTTCTCATACAGCTGAG GTTACAAAGACAGAGACCAGTTCAACGTACACGATGTTTCGGCCAGAGGAATGA
- the LOC100787198 gene encoding ABC transporter G family member 15, with product MVILWEDITVQHRFLEDKKKLLSGITGFAEAGRIMAVMGPSGSGKTTLLDSLAGRLPVNVVVTGNILINGKRSLYSKEVSYVAQEELFLGTLTVKETLTYSANTRLPSKMSKEEINKVVEETIMEMGLEDCADTRIGNWHCRGISNGEKKRLSIGLEILTQPHVLLLDEPTTGLDSASAFYVIQSLCHIALNGKIVICSIHQPSSETFDLFDDLLLLSIGETVYFGEANMALKFFADAGLPFPSRRNPSDHFLLCINLDFDLLTSALARSQLDLPSSSNSALGTKKAEIRETLIRSYKGSGIMINARRRIQQLKPNEEQKIKPNIGSSATWWKQLCTLTKRSFVNMTRDIGYYWLRMVFYILVGITVGTLYFHIGTANNSILDRGKCVSFIYGFNICLSCGGLPFFIEELKVFYGERSKGHYGEAAFVVSNIISSFPFLVLTSLSSGIIIYFMVQLHPGLTNFAFFCIDLFCCISVVECCMMIVASVVPNVLMGLGTGTGVIVFMMMPSLLFRPLQDIPKFFWRYPMSYLSFTTWAVQGQYKNDMLGLEFDPLLPGNPKLTGEQVLTLLFGVPLNHGKWWDLTALIILLIVHRLLLFLALRYSKRSSTSPMLWFHRCRGKSTICRKMSI from the exons ATGGTGATATTATGGGAAGATATAACCGTCCAGCACCGTTTTTTGGAAGACAAGAAGAAGTTGCTTAGTGGAATCACTGGTTTTGCTGAAGCTGGTAGGATCATGGCTGTCATGGGTCCTTCTGGCTCTGGCAAAACCACCCTCCTCGACTCATTGGCTg GAAGACTTCCTGTAAATGTTGTTGTAACCGGGAACATTCTAATCAATGGGAAGAGAAGCTTATATTCCAAGGAAGTG TCCTACGTTGCACAAGAGGAACTTTTCTTGGGTACTTTGACTGTAAAAGAGACCCTAACTTACTCTGCAAACACGAGGCTTCCTTCTAAAATGAGCAAAGAAGAGATAAACAAAGTGGTGGAAGAAACAATAATGGAAATGGGTCTGGAAGATTGTGCAGATACTAGGATTGGAAATTGGCATTGTAGGGGTATTAGTAATGGTGAAAAGAAGAGACTTAGCATTGGCCTTGAGATTCTGACACAACCCCATGTCTTACTTCTTGATGAACCTACTACTGGACTTGATAGTGCCTCAGCTTTCTATGTCATTCAATCTCTATGCCACATTGCTCTCAATGGAAAGATAGTTATCTGCTCCATTCACCAACCCAGTAGTGAAACTTTTGATCTATTTGATGATTTGCTTTTGCTCTCAATTGGGGAAACTGTTTATTTTGGGGAAGCCAACATGGCTCTAAAG TTTTTTGCTGATGCAGGGTTACCCTTCCCTTCTAGAAGAAATCCTTCAGATCATTTCCTTCTGTGTATCAATTTGGACTTTGACCTGCTTACTTCAGCTCTAGCAAGATCACAGTTAGATTTG CCATCTTCATCAAATTCAGCACTGGGAACAAAAAAAGCCGAGATTAGAGAGACACTCATTCGAAGTTATAAAGGTTCAGGGATAATGATCAATGCGAGAAGAAGAATTCAACAACTGAAACCTAAT GAGGAGCAAAAAATTAAGCCCAACATAGGTAGCAGTGCCACATGGTGGAAGCAATTGTGCACATTGACCAAGCGATCTTTCGTAAACATGACTAGGGATATTGGTTACTACTGGCTGAGGATGGTATTCTACATATTGGTAGGAATCACTGTTGGCACCCTCTATTTTCATATTGGCACAGCCAACAACTCAATATTGGATAGAGGAAAGTGTGTATCATTCATCTATGGGTTCAATATTTGTTTGTCATGTGGAGGATTACCATTTTTCATTGAAGAATTGAAG gTGTTCTATGGTGAAAGGTCCAAAGGGCATTATGGAGAGGCTGCATTTGTAGTTTCAAACATCATATCATCATTCCCTTTCCTTGTTCTAACATCTCTCTCGTCTGGAATAATCATTTACTTCATGGTGCAACTTCATCCGGGTTTAACTAATTTTGCATTTTTCTGTATCGACTTATTCTGCTGCATATCCGTTGTTGAGTGCTGCATGATGATTGTAGCCTCAGTGGTCCCCAATGTGCTGATGGGCTTAGGAACAGGAACTGGTGTAATT GTTTTCATGATGATGCCCTCTCTATTATTCAGACCACTGCAAGACATTCCAAAGTTCTTTTGGCGCTACCCCATGTCATACCTCAGTTTTACTACATGGGCAGTGCAG GGACAGTACAAGAATGACATGCTGGGGCTTGAATTTGATCCTCTGCTACCTGGGAACCCAAAACTCACTGGGGAGCAAGTCCTAACATTGTTATTTGGTGTCCCGTTGAATCATGGCAAATGGTGGGACTTAACAGCattgattattttgttaatagttCACAGATTGCTTCTTTTCTTGGCGCTTCGGTATAGCAAAAGATCATCGACATCCCCCATGTTGTGGTTTCATAGATGCCGGGGAAAGTCTACAATTTGCAGAAAGATGTCTATTTAG
- the HSF-36 gene encoding heat stress transcription factor 36 isoform 1 (isoform 1 is encoded by transcript variant 1), with protein sequence MEGTSNKGLLECGRKCTPPPFLLKTYMLVEDPATDDVISWNAKGTAFVVWQPPEFARDLLPTLFKHSNFSSFVRQLNTYVRGFRKVATSRWEFFNDKFKKGERELLHEIRRRKAWSSKQQPNAPNQGTPQDSDEDQRSSSTSSSFGYTTLVDENKRLKKENGVLNSELTSMKRKCKELLDLVATYSSHAKEEKKDERPMLFGVRLEVQGGREMKRNRAEMSESTSIMLSQSCK encoded by the exons atggaaggaACAAGCAATAAGGGGTTGTTGGAATGTGGAAGGAAGTGCACTCCACCGCCGTTTTTGTTGAAGACTTATATGCTTGTGGAGGATCCGGCCACCGACGACGTCATTTCGTGGAATGCCAAAGGGACGGCGTTCGTGGTGTGGCAGCCGCCGGAGTTTGCTCGGGATCTCCTCCCAACACTCTTCAAGCACAGCAACTTCTCTAGCTTTGTACGCCAGCTCAATACTTATGTACGT GGCTTTCGTAAAGTTGCAACAAGCAGATGGGAGTTTTTCAATGACAAGTTCAAGAAAGGTGAAAGAGAACTTCTACATGAGATTCGGCGAAGGAAAGCTTGGAGCAGCAAGCAACAACCTAATGCACCAAACCAAGGCACACCCCAAGACTCTGATGAGGATCAAAGGTCCTCATCAACCTCATCATCTTTTGGTTACACTACTCTTGTGGATGAAAACAAGCGACTCAAGAAGGAGAATGGGGTGCTGAACTCTGAGCTCACAAGCATGAAAAGGAAGTGCAAGGAACTGCTTGATTTGGTTGCCACATATTCATCACATGCAAAGGAGGAGAAAAAGGATGAAAGGCCAATGTTGTTTGGAGTGAGATTAGAGGTTCAAGGAGGGAGGGAGATGAAGAGGAATAGGGCTGAGATGAGTGAAAGCACAAGCATTATGTTGTCTCAGTCATGCAAATAG
- the LOC100786651 gene encoding AP2-like ethylene-responsive transcription factor At2g41710 isoform X2, with translation MASSSSDPGKSAETSEAAVVVANDQLLLYRGLKKAKKERGCTAKERISKMPPCAAGKRSSIYRGVTRHRWTGRYEAHLWDKSTWNQNQNKKGKQVYLGAYDDEEAAARAYDLAALKYWGPGTLINFPVTDYTRDLEEMQNVSREEYLASLRRKSSGFSRGLAKYRGLSSRWDPSYGRMSGSDYFNSMHYGDDSAAESEYVSGFCIERKIDLTSHIKWWGSNKSRHSDAGTRLSEEKKLGSAGDICIEIKQLEQKVQPTAPYQMPQLGRPQNEKKHRSSSVSALSILSQSAAYKSLQEKASKTLENIIDNDENENKNTINKLDHGKAVEKPSNHDGGNDRLDIATGMSGTMSLQRNVYPLTPFLSAPLLTAYNTVDPLVDPVLWTSLVPMLPAGLSHTAEVTKTETSSTYTMFRPEE, from the exons ATGGCTTCGTCTTCCTCCGATCCAGGAAAGTCCGCGGAGACGTCGGAGGCGGCGGTGGTGGTGGCGAACGACCAGCTCTTGCTCTACAGAGGATTGAAGAAGGCCAAGAAGGAGAGAGGTTGCACGGCCAAAGAGCGCATCAGCAAAATGCCTCCGTGCGCCGCCGGCAAACGCAGTTCCATATACCGCGGCGTCACGAG GCACAGGTGGACTGGTCGTTATGAAGCGCATCTTTGGGATAAGAGTACGTGGAACCAAAATCAGAATAAGAAGGGAAAGCAAG TTTACTTGG GGGCGTATGATGACGAGGAAGCAGCGGCTAGAGCATATGATCTTGCTGCTCTCAAATATTGGGGTCCTGGGACTCTCATTAACTTTCCT GTGACGGATTATACAAGAGATCTTGAAGAAATGCAGAATGTGTCAAGAGAAGAGTACCTTGCATCTTTACGGCG GAAGAGCAGTGGTTTTTCAAGAGGACTAGCAAAATATCGTGGACTCTCCAG TCGATGGGATCCATCGTATGGCCGTATGTCTGGATCTGATTACTTCAATAGCATGCATTATG GGGATGATTCTGCAGCAGAAAGTGAATATGTAAGTGGTTTCTGCATAGAAAGAAAGATTGATTTAACAAGTCACATCAAATGGTGGGGATCTAATAAGAGTAGACATTCTGATGCTGGGACAAGATTAtcagaagaaaagaaacttgGTTCTGCTGGAGATATTTGCATTGAAATTAAGCAATTGGAGCAGAAAGTTCAACCTACAGCACCTTACCAGATGCCACAGTTAGGAAGGCCCCAAAATGAGAAAAAGCATAGAAGTTCTTCAGTTTCTGCCTTAAGTATCTTGTCACAATCTGCTGCTTACAAGAGCTTGCAAGAGAAAGCGTCGAAGACACTGGAAAATATCATAGATAATGatgagaatgaaaacaaaaatacaatcaaCAAGTTGGATCATGGCAAGGCAGTTGAGAAACCATCAAATCATGACGGAGGCAATGACCGGCTTGACATTGCAACGGGAATGAGTGGAACAATGTCTCTTCAAAGAAATGTTTACCCATTGACACCATTCTTGTCTGCACCACTTTTAACAGCCTACAATACTGTTGATCCATTGGTAGATCCTGTTCTCTGGACATCTCTTGTTCCCATGCTTCCTGCTGGCCTTTCTCATACAGCTGAG GTTACAAAGACAGAGACCAGTTCAACGTACACGATGTTTCGGCCAGAGGAATGA
- the HSF-36 gene encoding heat stress transcription factor 36 isoform 2 (isoform 2 is encoded by transcript variant 2), translating to MEGTSNKGLLECGRKCTPPPFLLKTYMLVEDPATDDVISWNAKGTAFVVWQPPEFARDLLPTLFKHSNFSSFVRQLNTYGFRKVATSRWEFFNDKFKKGERELLHEIRRRKAWSSKQQPNAPNQGTPQDSDEDQRSSSTSSSFGYTTLVDENKRLKKENGVLNSELTSMKRKCKELLDLVATYSSHAKEEKKDERPMLFGVRLEVQGGREMKRNRAEMSESTSIMLSQSCK from the exons atggaaggaACAAGCAATAAGGGGTTGTTGGAATGTGGAAGGAAGTGCACTCCACCGCCGTTTTTGTTGAAGACTTATATGCTTGTGGAGGATCCGGCCACCGACGACGTCATTTCGTGGAATGCCAAAGGGACGGCGTTCGTGGTGTGGCAGCCGCCGGAGTTTGCTCGGGATCTCCTCCCAACACTCTTCAAGCACAGCAACTTCTCTAGCTTTGTACGCCAGCTCAATACTTAT GGCTTTCGTAAAGTTGCAACAAGCAGATGGGAGTTTTTCAATGACAAGTTCAAGAAAGGTGAAAGAGAACTTCTACATGAGATTCGGCGAAGGAAAGCTTGGAGCAGCAAGCAACAACCTAATGCACCAAACCAAGGCACACCCCAAGACTCTGATGAGGATCAAAGGTCCTCATCAACCTCATCATCTTTTGGTTACACTACTCTTGTGGATGAAAACAAGCGACTCAAGAAGGAGAATGGGGTGCTGAACTCTGAGCTCACAAGCATGAAAAGGAAGTGCAAGGAACTGCTTGATTTGGTTGCCACATATTCATCACATGCAAAGGAGGAGAAAAAGGATGAAAGGCCAATGTTGTTTGGAGTGAGATTAGAGGTTCAAGGAGGGAGGGAGATGAAGAGGAATAGGGCTGAGATGAGTGAAAGCACAAGCATTATGTTGTCTCAGTCATGCAAATAG